The genomic window GGCGTCAGCCTGTTCCGCGCCGATGTGCTGATCTCCGAGTATCAGCGTCTCGATCCCGAAACGACTGAAGCGGTGCGCGCGGCAGTGGAGGGGGCGGCAAAGGCTTCGGGCCGCACCGTTCTCGACGACCGCCACTTCCGGAAGGCGCATGGCGCGGCAACCGAAAGCGTCGTCTTCGAACACAGCGACCGGGTGTTGATGGCGCCGGCCGATATCGCGTGGAACGATGTCGGAAGCTGGCGCTCGCTCTATGAAATCGGGACCAAGGATGGCGCCGGCAATGTCGCGAGCGGCGATGTCGTGTCGGTGGATACGGCCGGTTCCTATATCCGCGCCCAGGATGGCAAGCTGATCGCGACTGTCGGCATCGACAATCTCGCCATCATCGATACCGAGGACGCCCTGCTGGTCGCCTCGCTCGACCGCACCCAGGACGTGCCGCTGGTGCTGAGCGCGCTCAAGGAACGCAAGGGCAGGTCCGAGATCACCAAGCCGAAATGGGCGCATTCGGGAACGCCGCTGAAGGCGGGGGCCGGTTATCGTCTCGCCGAACACGAAATCATACCGGGGGCGGCGCTGTCGATAGCTGCGGAGGAAAGCCGGAACCGGGTGCTGACGATCTGTGCCGGAAACCTCGAGCTGGAACAGGGCGCCGGCTGGCGCGGCAAGCAAGCCGGAGATACCGTTGCCATTCCCGCGGGCCTCGGCTGCGTGTTGCGCAATCACGGAGAGGTCACCGCGACGCTGATCGAACTGCAGTATGACGCCGCCGAGCTGGATGATGCGCCCATCCTTGCCTCCGGAGGTGAGGTGAAATGATCCGCAGCGGGCGCGTTTCCGGATGCTGCGCGGCATTGTTGCTGCTGCTGGCCGCCTTTGCGCCCTCCGCCGAAGCGCTCGATCACGCTCGTCTGGAACAGATCAACCGCAATGCCGATCGCCTGCTTGAGACGTTGAACAACGACGATGCGGGCATCGAGCCGGCGCTTTCCGCAGCCAGGACGTTGATGGAAGAGGCGGGCGTCAAGGCCATGCCTGAGGCTCTGCCGCAACGAGCGGAGCCAGTGGCCGGATCTGTCGCTGCCGACGGGCGCGGAATTGCCCCGGCCGAATTCGGCAAGGCATTGTTGGCGCCGATCCTGCAGCGGGTCGCGCTGGAGATCGGCAATCTCGGTCACCGCGAACTGATGGAGGCGGCATCGCCCTCCGGCGGGCAGGCGCTGCTGCTGAAAGGCGGCGACTTCACCCTTGCTGGCCTTTCCAGGGCGCTGGCGGACACAAACCAGGACGGCCTGCTTGCGGCCTCGGACAATGGCTATCGTCTCACGATACCGCTGGTCATTGCCGAAAACGCCGCGCTTTCGCTAGGCGAGGGCGACCGGCTGGAAATGGCGACGGAGCGGGGCGTCTTCATCCTCAATGAGGGCCTGCTGACGATCCGCGATGCCGAGGTCGTCGGCTCTGCCGCAGCCGCGAGAATTGCCGATTTCCATCCCTTCATCCTGACGGTGCGCGGCGGCCGGGCGGAGATCGAAGACAGCCGGCTTTCGGGTCTCGGCTATGACGGCCAACCGCTGTTGAGCGGCATCGGCTTTGGCTCGAGCCGTTACGCCGGAAACCGCAGCAGCGGTCTGGTCACCGGCAATATTCTGAAGGATATCCGCTCGGTGGAGGTGACCGGCCTTGCCGGTTTCCGCTTCTCCGAAAACCAGCTCGACGGCGCGCGCGGCATCGGGCTCAGGCTCGAGCGGGTCGATCACGGCGTCATTGCCGATAATCTGATCGTGGCGAGCGGCCAGCACGGCCTGCTGATCATCGGCGGCAAGAATACGGTGGTGAGCGGCAATGTGATGGCGGAAAATGCCGGTCGCGGCATTTTCGCGCGCGACGGCGTCGGCCATGCGACGATCACGGGCAATGTTCTTCTGGCAAACGGCGTCGAGGGAATTTCGGTCGCGGGTGGCGCCTGTGTCGATATTTTCGCCAATGCGGCGCTTCGCAATCGCGCCGACGGCATTCGGGTCGTCCAGAGCCTTGGTGTGCGGATTTCCGGCAATCTGCTGGCGCGCAACCAGGGCGCCGGCATCGCCGTCACCGATGCGATCTCTCCCGATGACGAGACCGAGATCACGGACAATATCTTCCTCGCCAATGTTTCCGGTATTTCGGCGGAACGCTTCTCGCGCCTACTGTTGAGGGAAAACGATCTTTCCAACCAGTTGCCGGTGCTGTTTGCCGGCGCGCTGCAATATGAAACGCCGCGCTATCTCACCTTCAAGCGCGGACTTGCCGATGGGGCCGACACCGGTTTTGCGATATCCGCCGCCGGCTCTGCCGCGCCCTCGCTGTTTCGCGGCAATCGCGGTCAGTTCAGCCTAGCCGATTATACCGGCTGCGATCGCGGGGAGGGCGAGTGAGATGGCGTTCGCGAAGGCATATGCGATTGCCGCCGCGTTTGTGTTGCTGCCCGTGCTTGCTTTCGCCGGCATGCCGCTGCGGTTTGAAGGGCTGCCCGTGACGATCCAGCGCGTGGCCTCGATGTACGACAATGCCCCAAGGCTCAAGGATATCCGGGCGCGGATCGTTGCCGACGAGCCGGTGACCACCACGGAGCTCCAGATCCTCGCAGATGTCGGCGACGGGCTGGCCGCCTACCGGCTGGCCCAGCGGCTTCTCGCGATGAACAGGCCGGATCTGAACGGCAAGGTCGCGCAGTATCTCGCGATCGCGGTGGATGATGGCCGCACTTACGCCATACCGGCGCTGTTCGATATCCTGTCGGACCGGGCCAGCGCGATTTCGCCGGTGCGGCTTGCCCATATCGAAAACGCGCTCGCCACGCAGGCGGCGGCGGGCGATGCGGCGTCGGCCATCGCGCTGGCGCGCCTCTATACGCAGGGCCACCCGTTCGGTACCAAACCGGAAAAGGCGAGGGCGCTGTTGCGGGCGGTGGCAAATCAGCAATCCATCGATGCGGACCTGGCCCTGCAGATGGCCATGATGATCGCATCCAGCGCACCGCTTGCCACAGAGGATGCCGCGGCGGTGCGCAGCTTTCTGCTGATGGCGCGGCAAAGCTCGGATCTGGGAACGCGCACCGCGGCGGAAAACCTGCTGCGGGCATTCCCGGAGCCCGAGGCTCAAGATGGGGGAGGATGAGCATGGTTGGTGTGACGAAGATCGCGGCATTGTGTATCGCGGCCGGCCTTGGTTGCGGCATCGCGCATGCCGAAGAGGCGCAATCGCTCTACGGTTGCGTCAATCTGGCGGACAAGAGCGAGCCACAGGCGCTTGAAGGCCAGGACGGGTTTTTCTTTACCGTGATGGACGATATCGCGATGCAGTCGGTCGCCGATCCGGCATTGGTGGAAAGCATCTCTGCGTTTTCAAAGCTGTTGAAGGCGCACGGGACCATTCTGGTCTTTGTGCCCGTTCCAACGCGCAGCCAGGTGCTTGCCGACAAGGTGCCGCAATCGGCGTGGCTCTACGGCTACCAGGATACCGTCAATACCGAAATCTATCAGGAAGCCGTCAAGCGGCTGGATGCTGCGGGCGTGGTCGCGGTCGATCTGCTGACGCCGATGCGGGCGAAGACGTCCGATGACAGTCCTGCCTTCCAGAAGGCCGATCCGCTGTGGACAAGCGATGGCGCGCGCCTTGCCGCCGAGGCGATCGCCGAAAAGCTTAACGCGATGCCGCAATCGCGCAAGGCCAATCTGATGACCTTCACCACCACAAGGGGCGAGGACTACACCCGCAGATCGGACCTGCGCGAGGCAATCCAGGCCCATTGCAGCGAGAGCCTGCCGGCGGTGACGGAGACCCGCTACGAGACCGTGGGCGAGGAGGCGTTTGCCGCCGATCGGCCGTTCAACATTCTGGGGGCCGATGCGCCAGCGCCGGTCGTGCTTGTCGGGTCGCGGTTCTCGGCCGATGGCCAGAGCCATTTCGACGGGTTCCTGAAACAGCTCTCAAGCATGGACGTCGATAACCGGGCGAGCGCTTCGGGCAGCCCGTTCAAGGCCGTGACCGATTATCTCCGGTCCGGCGATTTCCAGTCCAGACCGCCGCTGTTCCTGATATGGGAAGTGCCGCCGGGAGGTAATCTCGCAAGCTACGGTCCGCAGCCGTGGGAGACGCTTGCGGCAAGCGCTGCCGGCGATTGCGGAGCGGAAGGGTGCGGCGCGGCGACGAAGGGAAGCGAATGACGCGGTTTGGCATTGCCGGTTCGAGAGCGTATGCACGAGGCCTCGGCCGGTCATTTCTGTTGGCATTTGCGATGTCGGCGGCCGGAGCATCGGCGGCGATGGCGCAGCAGCCCGTCATCGATTTCCGTCCCCCCGACATCCAGGCGGCGAAGGTGTGCGCCGACCGCAAGTCCAACGACGCGCTGGAACTGCAGTGGTCGAACTGGGATGGCCGGCAATTGCCGGCCGGCGTCGAATATCGCGACCTGGACCGGGAACTGATGCGGCTTCGCAATATCGATGCGGACAAATATTTCGACACCGTCAAGTCCGCCTACGATCTGCGCCGCCAGGAAGATCCCTATTACAGCAGGGCGGCCTATCTGCTCGATGTCGTGGCGCTTTATGTCGAGGCGCAGCGTTTCGACGACCTGAAGGCGACCGGCTTCGTCACCGAGCTGGAAACCATCGGGCCAGCCGCGACGCCGGGCACGGTGAACTTTCTCGCCGACCTTTATCTCGAGGGCAAGGCGGTGCCGCAGGACATCGACCGGGGTATCCAGCGCAAACTCCAGGCCGCCTATAATGGCGATCCCGACGCGGTGCTTTATCTGGCCGAAAAAACCAGCAGGGGTGAAGAGGTTCCGGGCTGGGACATGGACCCCGAACTGGCCTTCACGCTCGGCTTTTCATCCCTGCTCGGCAATCTCGACAATGCGATTTGCGGGCGGGTGCGGCGGATCGCGCGGGCGTTTGAAAGCGGCGAGGTGATCGCGCAGGACCATGCGCTCGCCGAAGCGTGGTATCGCTTCGCCGCCGATCTCGGCGATGGCCAGTCCGCCTGGCAGACCGCGCGCTATCACCTTTCCGGCGAAGGCATCAAAAAGGACAACACCAGGCTTCTGCGCTATCTCCAGCAGGCCTTTGAGGCGGATATCGTTCCGGCGAAGGTGCAGATGGCGAAGCTCTACGAGGATGGCGTGCTGGTGCCGACCGATCCGGAACGGGCGATGGCGATCTACGATCAGCTTGCCGAAGACGGCGAGCGCGAGGGTTTTGCCGGCGCCACGCGGCTGCTCGCCGCGCGCGGGCTCGACACGCCGGAAGACCGGCAGAAATATCACGACAGGCTGGCGGCGCTGGCGCGCTTTCCCGATGCGCCGGGCTGGGCCTTTTCACGGCTCGGCGCGATGAGCCTTGATGAGAACAGTCCATGGGAGGGGCAGGAGGAGGCCCGGCGGCTGTTCGAAGCGGCTGCCGAGCGCGGCGACAGCGCGGGCAAGCTCGAACTTGCCCGGCTTTACCTGCGCGACGGCGACGAGGCCGACCGCCGGAAGGCCGTCGAATTGCTCAAGGAACTGATCGCCGCCGAGGGCAAGACCACGGCCGTGGACGCGTTGAAGAACGCATTGCTGTGTGCCAGTCCCGATGGCCCGCAGAAGGCCGAGTGGGAGAAGTGGAAATATCTCGATCGCGATAACTGGCCGCAATTGCCGGAGGATATCACGGCCGACACGCTTGTCGACAATGCGGAGGCGACAGCCCGCCTGCAGAGCGCCGCCCTTTCCGGAAGCACCGGGGCGGCGGGAGACCTGACGTCGGTTCTGGCGCGGCTGCACCCCGACCGGTTCGATGACATCGTCGGGCACTGGCGCGCCGCGATGCGCGGGCAGGCCGGCGGCGAGGCTTCGGTGCTGGAAGGCGCCTATCATGCGGCAGGAACCGACGCGGAGCGCGGCAGCGTTGTCTCCGCCCTGGAAGCGCTTGCGGCCACCGGCGATATCCCGGCCAAGACCGTGCTCGCCGAAATCCATATGGCCGCCTCGACCGATGATGCCGCTTCCCTCGACAAGGCCACGGCGCTCGTTGAAGAGGCCGGAGGGCAGATCAAGGGCTCCACGCTCTGGCATCTCGACGATGCCTATCGCGCCGCCGGCAAGGGCCGTTACGAGCCGCCGCAGGACATGCTTTCGGACATCGCCGCCAATGGCGATTTCGAGGCCCTGCTTTTCGCCGCGACCCGGGCGACAAGCGATGAGGATCGGGCGCTTTTCTATGAACGCGCCAAGGCGGCCATGCCCTGCGATCTGAACGCCCTTGCCCGCAAGGCCCAGTACGCGCTGAACGCCGGGCGGCCCGATGAGGCCGACGATGCGCTCGATGTCGCCCTCGCGCTGTCGCCGGATCAGGGCTGGCAGCAGGTCAAGCTCGCCGACATCTACACCACGCTCGGCTCGATCGCCGATCGCGAGGAGGCCTTCAAGCTTTATGAAGCCGCTCACGGCCAGGGTTACGAGCCCGCCTCGCGCCGGCTGCTCGACTGGTATTCCGATCCCGACAGCCGGTTCTATCAGGAAGAGGAACACGCGAAACTTCTGCTGGAGGCGCTTGAGAAGGCCGCCCCTTCCGATCTCTCCGGTCTTGCCAACCGGCTGAAATATGCGCCTGAATCCGTCAGAAACAGGGTCAGCGAGGCCTTCGACATGAAGGCCGCCTATCGCAAGGCCGCAGAGGCCGGCGATCCTGTGGCCATGCGGGAACTGGCCAAGACATTGCGCCGCGACCCTGCCTCGGAAAACGAGGTGAGCGAAGCGACCGACTGGCTTGCAAATGCCGCCAACGCCGGCGATGCGGAGGCGATGCTACTGCTCGCCCAGGCCTATGCCTTCGGCGCCGGCGTCGAGCATTCGGCCGACAAGGCGATGGAATGGCTGAAGGCTGCTGCCGCAGCGGGCAATGAAACCGCCGGGACCCTGTTCTCCGGTCTCAAACTGCATTGAACATGACCAAACGAAAGGGCTGCGATTTGGCCGATTATTCACCGCCGCGACCATCCTTCCTCCAGTGCGGCCGGTTGGCGGCCGGGGCCGCCTTTGTTGCTCTCGCCGGCTCTCCTGCTTTCGCGGCGGATGGCGACGAGGCGTGTCCGACATTTCCGCCGCCGACCGTCACGCTCGACTATGGCAGCCGCTATGACGAAAGCAGCGTCGACCGCTCGAAACTCGATGAGGAGAGCGACGCCGAGGTGGATGCGGCGCTGAAGGACGCCGATAGCTTCATCCGTCAGATCGCCGGCCTTGCCAATGATGCCCGGGCCAATCCCGGCATTGCGGCCATCAACGCGGCCTGCGTGATCAACGGCATCCATGGCTGGGCCGCAGCCGATGCCTTCGGTAAATTGGAAACCGAAAACGCGAAGATGACCTACGCCGCCCGCGTCGGCGGAATTGCCAGCGCCTACCGTCAGGTGCGCGATCTGGCCGATGGTCTGACCGACGAGAAGGCGGCGATCGAGGCTTGGCTGAAGAAGAACGGCGATGTCCTGATCGAGTACTGGGACAATGACGCCCCGCCAAAGGCGAGACTCGGCAATCTTCGGTTATGGGCGGCCTATGCGGTGACGGAAATCGCGTTGATCGTCAAAAGCCAGGATTTCATCAACTGGGCGTTTGCAAGCCATCGCGCCGTGCTGGCGACCGTCGGCGCGGATGGCAGCATGCCCTACGAAATGCGCCGGGGGAAATATGCGCTGCATTATCAGCTCCATGCGCTCGCGCCGCTGACGGCCTCGGCCGCGCTGATCTGCCACAATGACTACAGCTATACCGCGGAGGAAGAAGCGGTGATCGAAAAGGCGGTCGGCTTCGCGTTTGCGGGCATTGAAGACCCTTCGAAGGTTGCTGAGATCGCCGGCGTCCATCAATCGGTCCCGCAGGGGCTCGCCGAACAGGAACCGTTCACGATCGCCTGGCTTGAGGCCTATCTCAGCCTGGTGAGCGATGGCGATCTCGATCGAAAGCTTGCGCCGCTGCGCCCGCTGTCCAATTCCAAGCTCGGGGGAGACATGACCCTGCTCTACCGCAACAACCCGGCGATGCAGCCGGGGTGTTTTGCTGGCGGAAAGTAGTCAGGAACAGCGTCGAAGCTGGGCCTCGTAGGTCTGGGTCATCTTCTGGGCGCGCGCGGCAGCACTCTTGGCGACCGGCCGGCTTTTCCACACGCCGCGGGAATATCCGCTGTGGCCGGAATGATAGGCGAGGTAGAGGTTGTAGGGATCGTTGAGCGCGATGCCGTTCCGGATGTGGCTCTGATAGTGATACCAGGCGATGAAGTAGATCGCATCGCCGAAATCCGTGCGGCTGGCGCCGCGCTGGCCGCTGCGGGACTGGTATTCCTCCCAGGTGCCGTCGAGCGCCTGCGAATAGCCGAGCGCGCTGGAGGCCCGGGGACCCGGAATGAAGCCCAGGATTTTCTTGCGTGGCGGCCGGGCGTGCGAGTCGAACGAGGATTCGACGTAGATCGTCGCCATCAGCACCGAAACCGGCACGCCGTAATCGCGCGAGGCTTTCTCCGCGTCACGCCGCCAGTTTTCGAACATGCCGTTCTTCTGGGCGAAGATCGCACAGCTGTTGCCGACATTGCTGACCGTGGTCGAGCAAGACGCGAGCGCGGCAAGGCAGATCACCGCAAAGAGGGTTGCGATACGACGAATAGACATGGAAACAGCATCTATCCGGCAGGATTTAAGAAAAGGTTCTTAAAAATGGTTAACGTCGAAATTGACGATCCCGCCCGGCTTCCGCGGCGGCCCGAAAAACGATCAACTTAGCCTTTGACAGACGGGCGGCATGACGATAAGGGACCGCCTGATGCAAAAGCGCACAGGCGCTGGTGGTGCCAGCCTTCAACCGCAACATGAGAGGTCGATCGTGGCGAAAGCGGAACTC from Martelella sp. NC20 includes these protein-coding regions:
- a CDS encoding transglycosylase SLT domain-containing protein, with the translated sequence MSIRRIATLFAVICLAALASCSTTVSNVGNSCAIFAQKNGMFENWRRDAEKASRDYGVPVSVLMATIYVESSFDSHARPPRKKILGFIPGPRASSALGYSQALDGTWEEYQSRSGQRGASRTDFGDAIYFIAWYHYQSHIRNGIALNDPYNLYLAYHSGHSGYSRGVWKSRPVAKSAAARAQKMTQTYEAQLRRCS
- a CDS encoding alginate O-acetyltransferase AlgX-related protein, whose protein sequence is MVGVTKIAALCIAAGLGCGIAHAEEAQSLYGCVNLADKSEPQALEGQDGFFFTVMDDIAMQSVADPALVESISAFSKLLKAHGTILVFVPVPTRSQVLADKVPQSAWLYGYQDTVNTEIYQEAVKRLDAAGVVAVDLLTPMRAKTSDDSPAFQKADPLWTSDGARLAAEAIAEKLNAMPQSRKANLMTFTTTRGEDYTRRSDLREAIQAHCSESLPAVTETRYETVGEEAFAADRPFNILGADAPAPVVLVGSRFSADGQSHFDGFLKQLSSMDVDNRASASGSPFKAVTDYLRSGDFQSRPPLFLIWEVPPGGNLASYGPQPWETLAASAAGDCGAEGCGAATKGSE
- a CDS encoding tetratricopeptide repeat protein encodes the protein MAQQPVIDFRPPDIQAAKVCADRKSNDALELQWSNWDGRQLPAGVEYRDLDRELMRLRNIDADKYFDTVKSAYDLRRQEDPYYSRAAYLLDVVALYVEAQRFDDLKATGFVTELETIGPAATPGTVNFLADLYLEGKAVPQDIDRGIQRKLQAAYNGDPDAVLYLAEKTSRGEEVPGWDMDPELAFTLGFSSLLGNLDNAICGRVRRIARAFESGEVIAQDHALAEAWYRFAADLGDGQSAWQTARYHLSGEGIKKDNTRLLRYLQQAFEADIVPAKVQMAKLYEDGVLVPTDPERAMAIYDQLAEDGEREGFAGATRLLAARGLDTPEDRQKYHDRLAALARFPDAPGWAFSRLGAMSLDENSPWEGQEEARRLFEAAAERGDSAGKLELARLYLRDGDEADRRKAVELLKELIAAEGKTTAVDALKNALLCASPDGPQKAEWEKWKYLDRDNWPQLPEDITADTLVDNAEATARLQSAALSGSTGAAGDLTSVLARLHPDRFDDIVGHWRAAMRGQAGGEASVLEGAYHAAGTDAERGSVVSALEALAATGDIPAKTVLAEIHMAASTDDAASLDKATALVEEAGGQIKGSTLWHLDDAYRAAGKGRYEPPQDMLSDIAANGDFEALLFAATRATSDEDRALFYERAKAAMPCDLNALARKAQYALNAGRPDEADDALDVALALSPDQGWQQVKLADIYTTLGSIADREEAFKLYEAAHGQGYEPASRRLLDWYSDPDSRFYQEEEHAKLLLEALEKAAPSDLSGLANRLKYAPESVRNRVSEAFDMKAAYRKAAEAGDPVAMRELAKTLRRDPASENEVSEATDWLANAANAGDAEAMLLLAQAYAFGAGVEHSADKAMEWLKAAAAAGNETAGTLFSGLKLH
- a CDS encoding mannose-1-phosphate guanylyltransferase, which gives rise to MRSIYPLIMCGGVGMRLWPLSRVETPKQFHRVAGRGSPSFFQATVERHSGPGFHDPYVSVNSRYEALVRAQLHAVGRAGELMIEESSRHTGPAVLAVALAIEARDPGALMAVLPSDHLIEGDFGAVVLSMRAAAENGRIVLFGIHPAYAETGYGYIVDDGPNTRFAGARDVSHFIEKPPREVAEKLIAEGNAYWASGVSLFRADVLISEYQRLDPETTEAVRAAVEGAAKASGRTVLDDRHFRKAHGAATESVVFEHSDRVLMAPADIAWNDVGSWRSLYEIGTKDGAGNVASGDVVSVDTAGSYIRAQDGKLIATVGIDNLAIIDTEDALLVASLDRTQDVPLVLSALKERKGRSEITKPKWAHSGTPLKAGAGYRLAEHEIIPGAALSIAAEESRNRVLTICAGNLELEQGAGWRGKQAGDTVAIPAGLGCVLRNHGEVTATLIELQYDAAELDDAPILASGGEVK
- a CDS encoding alginate lyase family protein encodes the protein MTKRKGCDLADYSPPRPSFLQCGRLAAGAAFVALAGSPAFAADGDEACPTFPPPTVTLDYGSRYDESSVDRSKLDEESDAEVDAALKDADSFIRQIAGLANDARANPGIAAINAACVINGIHGWAAADAFGKLETENAKMTYAARVGGIASAYRQVRDLADGLTDEKAAIEAWLKKNGDVLIEYWDNDAPPKARLGNLRLWAAYAVTEIALIVKSQDFINWAFASHRAVLATVGADGSMPYEMRRGKYALHYQLHALAPLTASAALICHNDYSYTAEEEAVIEKAVGFAFAGIEDPSKVAEIAGVHQSVPQGLAEQEPFTIAWLEAYLSLVSDGDLDRKLAPLRPLSNSKLGGDMTLLYRNNPAMQPGCFAGGK
- a CDS encoding right-handed parallel beta-helix repeat-containing protein, which produces MIRSGRVSGCCAALLLLLAAFAPSAEALDHARLEQINRNADRLLETLNNDDAGIEPALSAARTLMEEAGVKAMPEALPQRAEPVAGSVAADGRGIAPAEFGKALLAPILQRVALEIGNLGHRELMEAASPSGGQALLLKGGDFTLAGLSRALADTNQDGLLAASDNGYRLTIPLVIAENAALSLGEGDRLEMATERGVFILNEGLLTIRDAEVVGSAAAARIADFHPFILTVRGGRAEIEDSRLSGLGYDGQPLLSGIGFGSSRYAGNRSSGLVTGNILKDIRSVEVTGLAGFRFSENQLDGARGIGLRLERVDHGVIADNLIVASGQHGLLIIGGKNTVVSGNVMAENAGRGIFARDGVGHATITGNVLLANGVEGISVAGGACVDIFANAALRNRADGIRVVQSLGVRISGNLLARNQGAGIAVTDAISPDDETEITDNIFLANVSGISAERFSRLLLRENDLSNQLPVLFAGALQYETPRYLTFKRGLADGADTGFAISAAGSAAPSLFRGNRGQFSLADYTGCDRGEGE